Proteins co-encoded in one Bacteroidota bacterium genomic window:
- a CDS encoding gliding motility-associated C-terminal domain-containing protein, translating into MQPYLFASCGPILGNPVITKTDATCNNNDGSLLVDITTLGGTGPYQLTLNGQTNTSGNFQFLGAGKYLLRVSDNANCSDSLFITIASIGHITSPSINTFSPSTCNGIDGKIIVANTTGTGPFTYALSNGITNSTGNFTSVPIGTYSMTITDGAGCQFKADGLTVKNQVFSGGSCNAGDDATIFEGESAYINGVGEGVVSWEPSNFLSDTASDNPTATPPAGIHKYTIRVFNASTCTECTDEVIITVIPEITIPNTFTPNGDGDNDVWEINGLATFDECEVWIYTRWGQRVFHQNGYEDGTEWNGTFNGLSLPAATYYYVIDIKKKDAEGKPKKYAGSITIIK; encoded by the coding sequence TTGCAACCGTATCTTTTTGCGAGTTGTGGTCCTATACTGGGCAATCCTGTTATTACCAAAACCGATGCTACTTGCAATAACAATGACGGTAGTTTATTGGTGGATATTACTACACTTGGAGGTACCGGACCTTACCAATTGACTTTAAACGGCCAAACCAACACTTCGGGTAATTTTCAGTTTTTGGGAGCCGGAAAATACCTTTTGCGAGTTAGTGATAATGCAAACTGTAGCGATAGTTTATTTATTACCATTGCCTCTATCGGACATATAACCTCTCCTTCAATTAATACTTTTTCACCAAGTACCTGTAATGGCATTGACGGTAAAATTATAGTGGCAAATACTACAGGTACCGGACCATTTACCTATGCTTTATCAAATGGAATAACCAATTCAACCGGAAATTTTACCTCAGTTCCTATTGGTACCTACTCCATGACAATTACCGATGGAGCTGGCTGTCAATTTAAGGCTGATGGTTTAACTGTAAAGAATCAGGTATTTTCAGGAGGCAGTTGCAATGCCGGTGATGATGCCACCATATTTGAAGGAGAAAGTGCTTATATCAATGGAGTTGGAGAAGGAGTAGTATCCTGGGAGCCTTCTAACTTTCTATCGGATACTGCTTCGGATAATCCCACTGCAACACCTCCTGCAGGAATTCACAAATACACTATTCGGGTTTTTAATGCTTCCACATGTACTGAATGTACCGACGAAGTTATTATTACCGTAATACCTGAAATTACAATACCAAATACTTTTACACCGAATGGAGATGGAGATAATGATGTGTGGGAAATAAATGGCTTGGCAACTTTTGATGAATGTGAAGTATGGATTTACACACGATGGGGTCAGCGTGTGTTTCATCAAAATGGATACGAAGATGGAACTGAATGGAATGGCACCTTTAATGGGCTGTCGCTTCCAGCAGCAACTTATTATTATGTAATTGATATTAAGAAAAAAGATGCTGAAGGAAAACCAAAAAAATATGCCGGTTCAATTACCATAATTAAATAA
- a CDS encoding T9SS type A sorting domain-containing protein — translation MDSFIKIKLTGILLLVALLNSVTAQISIRIVSLPENTPANSSLFISGNFNNWMANDSIYRLRKEAYGIYSIQLPLRNKPYEFKFTLGNWECSEMAANGADISNRMLVAMRDTTIDFKIDRWNSTNCIASSKKDNSYFVFSDNFPMNEQKKTRRIWLYLPPDYYQEPTKRYPVIYMHDGQNLFCDSTAKNGEWEVDETLNELFEKGDKGVIVVGIDNAEAERYDEYLPWQNKELGGGETDEYLTFITKRLKPTIDLLYRTQSERSNTAMMGSSLGALATLYTALKKDSIFSKFGIFSPVLWIADSIYSLPRNSVHTRSSKLYLLSGVLESSSQVQETYNMRDSLLKNGFNKFELQCEIKNDGTHSEWFWKREFADAYRWLFAPPTAEELKKSVAPFSIDSTQVKNKLLIHVNDANSGMYMEIKNANGRTILKRKLKTDQEIDLRNFRKGIYTIQINNSAFKSSTIFVKK, via the coding sequence TTGGATTCTTTCATCAAAATTAAGTTAACCGGTATATTGTTATTGGTGGCACTTTTGAACTCTGTTACAGCGCAAATTAGCATTCGCATTGTTTCCTTGCCTGAAAATACTCCTGCAAATAGTAGCCTCTTTATTTCGGGCAATTTTAATAATTGGATGGCAAACGATTCAATTTATCGATTGCGAAAAGAAGCCTATGGTATTTACTCTATACAGTTGCCCTTGCGCAATAAACCGTACGAATTTAAGTTCACGTTAGGAAACTGGGAATGCTCCGAAATGGCAGCTAATGGAGCCGATATTAGCAACCGTATGCTTGTTGCTATGCGCGATACAACCATCGATTTCAAAATAGATAGATGGAACTCAACTAACTGCATTGCTTCATCAAAAAAAGACAATTCCTATTTTGTTTTTAGCGATAACTTTCCAATGAATGAGCAAAAAAAGACAAGAAGAATATGGTTGTACTTACCTCCGGATTATTACCAGGAGCCAACAAAAAGGTATCCGGTAATTTATATGCACGACGGTCAAAATTTATTTTGCGACAGCACAGCTAAAAATGGCGAATGGGAAGTAGATGAAACATTGAATGAGTTGTTTGAAAAAGGTGATAAAGGAGTGATTGTAGTAGGCATTGACAATGCTGAAGCCGAACGCTATGATGAATACTTACCTTGGCAAAATAAAGAGTTGGGGGGTGGTGAAACCGATGAATATTTAACTTTTATAACGAAGCGCTTAAAACCAACAATTGATTTACTTTATCGAACTCAATCCGAAAGGTCGAATACTGCAATGATGGGCAGCAGTTTAGGAGCCTTAGCGACCTTATACACTGCATTAAAAAAGGACAGCATTTTTTCAAAATTCGGAATTTTTTCACCCGTACTTTGGATTGCTGATTCAATATATAGCTTGCCTCGCAATTCAGTGCATACCCGAAGTTCAAAACTTTACTTATTAAGTGGTGTACTTGAAAGTTCAAGCCAAGTGCAGGAAACTTATAACATGCGCGATTCCTTATTAAAAAATGGATTTAACAAATTTGAATTGCAATGCGAAATAAAAAATGATGGCACCCACAGTGAATGGTTTTGGAAGCGTGAATTTGCAGATGCCTATCGTTGGTTATTTGCACCCCCAACTGCAGAAGAACTCAAAAAATCAGTAGCCCCATTTAGTATTGATTCAACACAAGTTAAAAACAAATTGCTGATTCATGTAAACGATGCGAATTCGGGCATGTATATGGAAATCAAAAATGCAAACGGACGTACAATTTTGAAAAGAAAATTAAAAACAGATCAGGAAATTGATTTACGTAATTTTAGAAAAGGAATTTACACTATCCAAATTAACAATAGTGCGTTTAAAAGTTCTACCATTTTCGTTAAAAAATAA
- a CDS encoding DUF3109 family protein has protein sequence MIAIDKTLVSDDLLERKFVCDLAACKGECCVAGDSGAPLEPEEEAILTSILPEVIPYMNKEGIKEIKKSGVALIDSDGDLVTPLVDGVKHCAFVIFEDSIAKCAIEKAYYDGKIKFKKPVSCHLYPVRITKYKEFDAVNYQEWDVCKPACSCGEKLDVPVYKFLKEPLVRKYGKAWYKQLELVAEEKKSLLKK, from the coding sequence ATGATAGCTATTGATAAAACACTTGTATCGGATGATTTATTGGAACGCAAATTTGTGTGCGATTTAGCTGCATGTAAAGGCGAGTGTTGTGTTGCCGGTGATTCAGGTGCTCCTTTGGAACCAGAAGAAGAAGCAATCCTTACCTCAATTTTACCTGAAGTAATTCCTTATATGAACAAGGAAGGAATAAAGGAAATTAAAAAATCGGGAGTAGCTTTAATTGATAGCGATGGCGATTTAGTAACCCCTTTGGTAGATGGAGTAAAACACTGTGCTTTCGTAATATTTGAAGACAGCATTGCAAAATGCGCAATTGAAAAGGCGTATTATGATGGTAAAATAAAATTTAAAAAACCGGTGTCATGCCATTTATATCCTGTGCGAATAACCAAGTACAAGGAATTTGATGCCGTTAATTATCAGGAATGGGATGTGTGTAAACCTGCTTGTTCGTGTGGCGAAAAATTAGATGTGCCAGTATATAAATTTTTAAAAGAGCCTTTGGTTCGTAAATATGGTAAGGCTTGGTACAAGCAATTGGAGTTAGTTGCAGAGGAAAAAAAATCTTTACTTAAAAAATAA
- a CDS encoding T9SS type A sorting domain-containing protein produces MNFSFPSNLKNLLTLAGCILLNVSISVATSSSELWTNAARSEFNLTNERTVFPLKYQALHLSINDMRSVLATAPKEIIGSRIQGLELALPFPDGSFKRFSVLETEMMHPQLQAKYPLLKTYVAQGIDDINSWARIDIGYLGFHAMIATPDEWVFIDPVNTTEIENYICYNKSDMPQAYDRHCEFEGDKQREESIAFEITKNKAAKPLKLHDTGDELRTYRLAMACTGEYAATKGGTVPGALSGIVTSVNRVNGIYENEVAVRMVLIANTDTLIFLSSGTDPYSNNSGGAMLAQNQTTINARIGTANYDFGHVFSTGGGGIAGLGVICDNSLKANGVTGLPNPVGDAFDVDYVSHEMGHQFSGNHSFNSNSQGSCAGNASMGHNFEPGSGTTIMGYAGICVAHDLQAHSDALFHVGSYEEIFNYTIFAFGNSCAATTNTGNSAPVINPVTDYTIPFKTPFMLTGSASDPDGDPLTYLWEQYDSGPFGAPSNPTLSAAIFRDFTPSTDSTRTFPKLTSIINNTSVIGELLPTYARVLHFKFTARDNRIGGGGVSNSFTPAAVTVINTTNPFKVNSPNTGTELWNYGSTAQVTWDVSSTDLAPINCSNVALLLSVDGGFTFPHVLLASTPNDGSETIVVPSLGSGTFSQARVKVQSVGNIFFDMSNANFTIGPTGVVADELTDSAVNLFPNPTTATSTLELTSNYSGTITTRLLDYTGRILSTKIITKESKQVQIDLQVSDLSRGVYFVELQSENNKVVKRLIKY; encoded by the coding sequence ATGAACTTTTCATTCCCTTCTAATCTTAAAAATTTATTGACACTAGCTGGTTGCATCCTACTTAATGTTTCGATTTCTGTTGCAACATCTAGTAGTGAATTGTGGACTAATGCAGCTCGTTCAGAATTTAATTTAACAAACGAGCGAACAGTATTTCCGCTAAAATACCAAGCGCTTCATTTATCTATTAATGACATGCGAAGTGTACTTGCGACTGCTCCAAAAGAAATAATTGGAAGTAGAATTCAAGGATTAGAATTGGCACTTCCCTTTCCGGATGGCAGCTTCAAACGATTTTCGGTGCTCGAAACTGAAATGATGCATCCGCAGTTACAGGCAAAATATCCGCTACTAAAAACTTATGTAGCACAAGGAATAGATGATATTAATTCTTGGGCACGAATTGACATAGGCTATCTTGGATTTCATGCAATGATTGCTACACCGGATGAATGGGTTTTTATTGATCCAGTAAATACTACCGAAATTGAAAATTACATCTGTTACAATAAATCGGATATGCCGCAAGCTTATGATAGGCATTGTGAATTTGAAGGAGACAAACAACGTGAAGAAAGTATCGCTTTTGAGATTACAAAAAACAAAGCCGCTAAACCTTTAAAACTTCATGACACTGGTGATGAATTGCGTACTTACAGATTAGCAATGGCTTGTACAGGCGAATATGCAGCAACCAAAGGAGGAACAGTACCGGGTGCGCTTTCGGGAATTGTTACTTCAGTAAACCGTGTAAACGGCATATATGAAAACGAAGTCGCGGTTAGAATGGTTTTGATTGCAAATACCGATACTTTAATTTTTTTAAGTTCAGGTACTGATCCCTATTCAAACAATAGTGGTGGAGCAATGCTTGCTCAAAATCAAACTACTATTAATGCTCGGATTGGAACTGCCAATTACGATTTTGGACATGTATTTAGTACCGGTGGTGGCGGAATTGCAGGATTAGGAGTTATTTGCGACAATTCATTAAAAGCTAACGGAGTTACAGGATTGCCAAATCCGGTTGGTGATGCATTTGACGTGGATTATGTTTCTCATGAAATGGGACATCAGTTTAGCGGGAACCATAGTTTCAACAGCAACTCACAAGGTTCATGTGCAGGAAATGCATCGATGGGACATAATTTTGAGCCGGGTAGCGGAACAACCATCATGGGTTACGCAGGTATTTGTGTAGCACATGATCTTCAAGCGCATAGCGATGCATTGTTTCATGTTGGCTCGTACGAGGAAATTTTTAATTACACCATTTTTGCTTTTGGTAATTCTTGCGCTGCTACAACCAATACGGGTAATAGCGCACCGGTAATTAATCCGGTAACCGATTATACTATACCTTTTAAAACTCCTTTCATGCTAACCGGCTCTGCATCTGATCCTGATGGAGACCCTTTGACTTACCTTTGGGAACAATATGACTCAGGACCTTTTGGAGCTCCTAGTAATCCTACTCTAAGTGCTGCTATTTTTAGAGATTTTACACCAAGTACCGACTCCACTCGTACATTTCCTAAACTAACAAGCATCATTAACAACACAAGTGTTATAGGAGAATTATTACCAACTTACGCAAGAGTACTTCACTTTAAATTTACTGCGCGTGATAACCGCATTGGAGGTGGAGGAGTTTCAAATAGCTTTACACCGGCTGCAGTAACTGTTATAAATACTACCAATCCATTTAAAGTAAATTCTCCCAATACCGGAACTGAATTATGGAATTACGGAAGTACAGCACAAGTTACTTGGGATGTTAGTTCTACAGATTTAGCTCCGATTAATTGTAGCAATGTAGCTTTACTCTTATCGGTTGATGGAGGTTTTACATTTCCTCATGTACTTCTTGCAAGCACTCCCAACGATGGAAGTGAAACCATTGTTGTTCCATCGCTTGGAAGTGGTACTTTTTCGCAAGCTCGCGTAAAAGTTCAATCAGTAGGAAATATTTTCTTTGATATGAGTAATGCCAATTTCACCATAGGACCTACAGGCGTGGTAGCGGATGAACTCACGGATAGTGCAGTAAATTTGTTTCCCAATCCAACTACTGCTACCAGCACCTTGGAGCTTACCTCTAATTATAGTGGAACTATCACTACTCGACTATTAGACTATACCGGTAGAATTTTAAGTACCAAGATCATTACAAAAGAAAGCAAGCAAGTTCAAATTGATTTACAAGTTTCGGATTTGAGCAGAGGCGTGTACTTTGTGGAATTACAATCTGAAAACAACAAAGTGGTTAAAAGACTTATCAAGTATTAA
- a CDS encoding RsmB/NOP family class I SAM-dependent RNA methyltransferase has translation MIPKKKILKTVDKKTLLKEVFKTLQYIFVDGNFMDKALEKTMRNNKKWKVRERSFVAETTYDLVRNWRLILTCADTKDELSDKNWKTIYGTWLVIKGEELPESPEYKNCNEPKIISLLKKYEHIRKIWESYPDWLDQRCEKELGAAQWNKLAPALNHPAAMVLRANLLKTTPAQLQTNLAEVGIETELLSWAPDALQLKFSRNVFRYEAFKNGWFEVQDPASQMVADFLQVKPGMRVIDACAGAGGKTLHLAAIMKNKGNIIALDTKEFKLAELKKRAKRAGVAIVECRHIDSTKVTKRLKDSADRLLLDVPCSGLGVLRRNPDTKWILKPIEIDQVIQTQREILERFSPITKVGGLMVYATCSILPSEGKEQINWFLQQHEEWSLEGEKNYSPLNFDCDGFYMALLKRNK, from the coding sequence ATGATACCAAAAAAGAAAATACTTAAAACCGTTGATAAAAAAACATTGTTAAAGGAAGTCTTTAAAACCTTACAATACATTTTTGTGGATGGTAATTTCATGGATAAAGCGCTTGAAAAAACCATGCGCAACAATAAAAAATGGAAGGTTCGTGAACGCTCATTTGTTGCCGAAACTACTTATGATTTAGTACGCAATTGGCGCTTAATTTTAACTTGTGCCGATACAAAAGATGAATTATCGGATAAAAATTGGAAAACAATTTACGGCACCTGGTTGGTAATTAAAGGTGAAGAATTACCTGAAAGTCCTGAATACAAAAATTGCAATGAGCCAAAAATTATTTCCTTATTAAAAAAGTACGAGCACATTCGTAAAATATGGGAATCATATCCTGATTGGCTCGATCAACGTTGCGAAAAAGAATTAGGTGCTGCACAATGGAACAAATTAGCTCCTGCGTTGAATCATCCAGCCGCAATGGTGTTAAGAGCAAATTTGCTTAAAACTACGCCGGCTCAACTTCAAACAAATTTGGCCGAAGTGGGCATTGAAACCGAACTGCTCAGTTGGGCTCCCGATGCTTTGCAGTTGAAGTTTAGTAGAAATGTATTTCGATACGAAGCATTTAAAAATGGATGGTTTGAAGTACAGGACCCAGCCTCGCAAATGGTTGCTGATTTTTTACAAGTTAAGCCCGGAATGCGTGTTATTGATGCCTGTGCAGGTGCAGGTGGAAAAACACTTCACCTTGCTGCAATCATGAAAAACAAGGGTAATATTATCGCTTTGGATACTAAAGAATTTAAACTCGCCGAATTAAAAAAACGCGCCAAAAGAGCCGGCGTTGCTATTGTTGAATGCAGACACATTGATTCAACAAAAGTGACGAAACGCTTAAAAGATTCGGCCGACCGTTTACTATTGGATGTACCCTGCAGCGGACTTGGTGTATTGCGCCGTAATCCAGATACTAAATGGATATTAAAACCCATAGAAATTGATCAGGTAATTCAAACCCAACGCGAAATTTTAGAACGTTTTTCACCAATTACAAAAGTGGGTGGTCTTATGGTTTATGCTACCTGCAGCATATTGCCTTCGGAGGGGAAGGAACAAATTAACTGGTTTTTACAACAACACGAAGAGTGGAGCCTTGAAGGCGAGAAAAATTATTCTCCCTTAAATTTCGATTGCGATGGCTTTTACATGGCTTTGTTAAAACGAAATAAGTAA